Genomic window (Zingiber officinale cultivar Zhangliang chromosome 2B, Zo_v1.1, whole genome shotgun sequence):
AAagaaagaaatgctaaatcttaCCCACTCGACAAGGCTCTCCTCGCCCATAGGTTGAGTGTCGTCCACTGGCTTTCGTCCAGTAATAAGTTCCAAAAGAACAACCCCAAAAGAATAAACATCAGATCGCTCAGTCAATTTGCCACTTGATGCATATTCTGGCGCCATATATCTAAATGGAAGAGACCACCATCGTCGTCAAGCTCAAGTAACATCGCATATCAAGTAAGAAATGCGCAACTAATTCGTTCACTTACCCGAAAGTTCCTATCACACGGGTTGTGACATGCGTCTTAGCATCCATAGCTAACCTTGCCAGCCCAAAATCCGAAACCTATACCGTGTATAAACATTAGCAAGTGAGGCAAAGGAATCTGAAAAATAGTAACTTCAGAAATCATGTTCAAAGTATTCGTATATAGATGATAACCTGAGCTTCAAAGTTGTTATCCAACAATATATTGGAGGACTTGATATCTCTGTGAATTATCCTTGGATGGCCTATCAAAAACCCTAAGGTCAGTCAGTAGTAATCGAAAAATACCAACCAGTAGAGTTTCAAAACAGATCACTAGTAACTAGTCGAAGCATTACAATCCTCATGTAGGTAGGCTATGCCTCGAGCTGCCCCAGCTGCAATCTTAACCCTGGTTGGCCAATCAAGTACCGCCGTTTCGTTCCCTGAGCAAGACAGCTGATGAACAGTCAATCAATAATATGAGTTTCGTCACCAATACATGAATGAACAAGTCAGCCATACCATGAAGATGAGAGTCAAGTGTACCGTTGGGCACGAAGTCGTAAACAAGCAATCTTTGGTTATCAGAAATGCAGTACCCTACGAGGGAAACTAAATGCCGATGGTGGACACGGCTGATAATCTCAACTTCAGCTTTGAATTCCCTCTCGCCCTGTCCACTGCCGACTTTCAGTTGTTTTGCGGCGATCTCTTTACCGTCGGGTAACTGCCCTTTGTAGACGCAACCGAAGCCTCCTTCGCCTAAAATGTTCTGCGGCGAGAAGCCATTTGTCATGTTGTATAGTTCATTGTAAGAGAAGCTTATCGGAGTATTGCCTATCCCTGCCTCTGATGCAAAACTTCCAGACTTATGATGGTACATAAGGGGAGCTGTTGGGGACCTCAACTGTGGTGATTCTGGTGAGGAAAGAAGCAAATGGTGAGTCTGATAAATTGAAAGAAGCAACTGTTGGATAGTATATCGAAAGGGTGTGCCGAGAATTTAAAGCGCAGGCATCTCCAGTTATCAAGATAGATAGACTGCCGCATTACCTGACATTGCCGACGAGGTATATGGAGAATGCATAAGAAACCCTGCAACATATCCATCGCCGGACTTCCTCCGCCGTCTTACAAACCACACGGCTAACACCAGAGAACACAGTACAAAGAGCACCACCACCACAGCAACGGGCACTATGGTGTTTGTTTTAGAGGTGCCGGCACCGCTGCCACCTTGAGAATTGCTGTTTCGCGCATCTGAAGGAGGAACTAAGGCAGTGCTGGAGATAGGGCCGGTTGGGTTCATCGAATTGCCGGGTGGAATGACGGGAGGGGGCAAGGAAGGGGAAACTCGATCGAGGGAAGGAGTTGAAGGAGTTGTGGGAGCGGGTGGTGATGCAGATGGAAGAGAAGGAGAGCTGGGAGGCCTCGGCACATGTGGAGGAGAAGGTGAAGCCTTTGGTGGCCGAACGACTGGTGATGGTGGAGCAATGTTGGTCGGCGGTGGAGGTGGAGTCGGAGTTTGGCGGGTGGAGGGTACCGATGGCGGCGGAAGAGAATCTGCaacgggaggaggaggaggaatcggaggaggaggagaggccggaatcggaggaggaggagaatgACTTGTCGGCGTGGGAGGGGGGATGGAGATTGAGACCGGTGGCGGAGGAGAAGGTGTTACAGGCGGCGGAGGAAAGGCTACAGAAGTGGGTGGAGGAGACAATAGCGTAGGCGGGGGAGTAGCCGAGGGTGGATTTGCAACTGGCGGCGGTGCTGATGGTGGTGACGGCGGCGGAGAATCTGGAAGAGGCGGAGAGACCGGCGGTGGCGAAGAGGAAGGAGTTGAGGTTGGTGTAGGGGGAGGGGAACTGGGCACCGgtggaggaggagaaggtggcGGTGGGTTAGAGATTGGAGGCGGCGAAAGCAAATCCGGTGGCGGAGGTGAAGCAGATGCAGAAGAAGAAGGCGACGGCGgagtcaaggaagaagaagaagaagaaggcggaGGGGAGGTCGACATACTCGTCTCCTTCCTCTCTCGCAACTACAGAATATCTCAAAAGGTCAATGAACAAACCTGCGGAGCCCAAATCACCATGAATCCACAAGCTTCTTCCTCTCTCGACGAACGATCTCGGCATCAATCTTCAGCAACACCATTTCAGATCGTTCAATCCAAACTCGCACAGCTCTGGGGAACAACAAATCTACCTGTTCCTATCACAATCTCCTGAACAAAAACTCCCCAATGAATCGTCAATGGCGGAACTCGATTCCTCATCGCCACATACAACAAGAAGACCAACCCCCAGTGAATCACACCTCTTCTGACGGGAAGGAACCCGTACCCTACCAAATCCGAGCAACCGCCGCGACGGACCGAATGGTGGCCCAAAATCTCAACTTCAGCAAAGAAAACACCGCAAGATCCAAAATTTTCCCGAGATTGAGCAAATGGCGACCAAATCCAAGGAAGAAAGCCGATCGCAGAAATCTAGAAGAAGGTTAGGGCAGAAGCagatcctctctccctctcctcccctcCATCTGCCCCAAGCAAAACACCAGCCGGCGACGACTCAAACTTCTTCCCATGTTACTGAGAAGCGACCACTGAGCAGGAAGTGGAATGGAGTGGACAATCGATTCCAttggaaataaataaataaactaaaattaTTACTCTAAAGTTTTAGATCGAACATAATGAATAATTTGACAGCTTTTGAGGTTCGTTGACTTCAGAGTTTCCGctattaatttcattaattatCTTCCCATTTGACTGAAGAAGTATGGTTGACCTGATAAGCTGGCCAAGCAATTAATTTgggataatttatttaattttgggCAACAATTCTTATTTTATTAGATTAATGACGTCATTAATGGATGATGAAGATGACAAGCAATACTAGTGAGGAGATGTGTATGGCTTTAGGGGAATCCTATCAAGTTATATACTTACAAGTAGATGGAATTTTGAGCCTCTACTTTATTCCCCTTTAACCGTCTATTTGCGGCTATACGAACAATAAAGAGGTGTATTATACTTCGAGATAGAAGGGAAAGGGAGcgggaaagggaaagaaaaagaagattatttaaatatacttatcttatttaggaagctaaagaaagaaaaggattgaGAATAAATTGTATTTTTGTGTTCTTTATCTTCTTCGACCCATCTAGTTGTGTATAGAGTGCAATGGCAAGCCATCAGGGTTAGTTGGTCAAGGGACGGGGCTCTAATCCAATCATATTTAAGATGCTTAATTATACTTcaattaaagaaatataattatatatatatatatatatatatatatatatatatatatatatatatatatatatatatatatatatatatatatatatatatttttgtatttaATCGACTAAGGTCCATCCGTTACACACCCAATATCAAGTAAAACGGATAAGCCTTTCATATTCTACTGTAAAACATTATAATTGTttttggtagggtgtaatctgtCTTGTAATATAATCCACATTATATTATAAAgttgattattttatttagtttcatttttaatttgtaatgtaatgtaatctggattacaaaatgtaatgaagttttgtaatctagattacaaaacaaacacattgtaatctgattacattacgaggtcatcttttaataaaaatttaaatgtcaaatatacccctagtctgtcGCCTCCCATCTTCGCTCGTCGCCACTGCCACCGCCCACCACCGCCCCTCGGCGGTTGACGACTGGCGACCGGCGGCGACCGGCCGACGGCGGCCGGTGAAGGCGGGCGACACCCGACGATGGCCGGCGACCGATGGCCAGCGACCGACAGCAGCCGCCACCGTAAGCTCCGACATAGATGTAGCGCCCGCTGATAGAAGTCGTagaatatttttatcattttataataatacgaattacatttcttataaaaataatagacatcaaacaaaagaatataatcatctttgtaatcaaagattatatACATTTCATtatcaaacgtagtaatgtaatcaaaattacattacaaatttgattatatTATAAGCTCAATTACATTACGCCCAACTAAACGTAGCCTATAAGCACATAAATGTTCTGTtagtttagaaaaataaaataaatttattaataatagagaAGCCAAATCACTTCTTCAATGGCAAAACTAACATAATTAAACCTTAATatactttctttttctttaattttggaaaTTGCCACGTAGCAATGTTCACCATGTATAAATTTACATTTTTATCTTATAATATTATTTGattcaaaaattgaaaatttcCCTCTAATTACTGTATTTTCCCgtcattaaattttaattatttttttttttcaaacaataaATTTACAGCCGAATAAATATCTAGTTGTCGCGATTACCTTTTCACTATTCACTAAATAAATGtttttttcccctttttattTGAAATCATCTTTTTTATGTTGCTATAATTACTCGGCACAGTTTGTTAACCGATCGGGCAGCCCGGCCCATTTTCACCTTTTAAATACGAATGTCAATATCGTAAATAATTGGAACGCAAGGGTGGaattatttatttctgcaaattccTGCAATGACCTATAAAAGGCGGTAGAGATAGAAGAGTAGCGAAGGGGAAGGAGACGCACGAAGTGACGCATCGTTGTtctcttctgcttcttcttcttcaagaattAGGTATGTGCGCCTTAGATGTGATCGATTTGTATTTTTTGTTTTCTTATGATCTATTATTGTTTCGATGATTCGCTCGTCGATGGTGTGTTTGTTTAATCTCTGTTTGATCTAATCTCGTTTCCTTGTCGTTTTCTAGGGTTTGAGTTAGCAAGTGGGAAATATCATGGTGAATAAGAATACCTTCCGCAACATCGTCAGAATGACAGGTATGGGTTCATTGCGTTTGATCTTAAATAATCGAGTCTATCGGTTTTACTAATTCCTAAACCTTCCATCTATAGTTCTTCGAAGAAGAACTCAGTGATTGGGCTCGCTTGCCTAAATTgttagctaattttcttatttGACATAAAAAAAGGGATTTTAaggaatatatttaaattttgagaaatttaaGGAACATAAAAACAGGGATTTTAaggaatatatttaaattttgagaaatttaaGGAACATAAAAAAAAGGGAACATCAAAAAAGGGATTTTAGTCTCATCGATGCTTCCGTTTTGATTCAGAAACAAAATATTAAAGTATAAATATTtggggaaaaagaaaaagaaaaaccgaAAATGAGATTGAAATGTTTCTAAAGGGATGTGTCCATTGCACTTAATGTTAATTTATAGGCTGTATCAGCTTTATCTAATTCTTGTATCTTCCATACGTAGAATTGAAAGATATGGCTTGCTTGTTTAAATTTCTAGCTAATTTCCAATGTTTACCACAATTAACCTTGTGTTGATTCCAATATTTGGTACTAATTTTTCATATCTGTTTGGGCTAATTTGTCTTGATTATTTTCTCTCCTTTTTGAAAGATTCTGCAAAACACAGTGTtgcagactcagaagatgatgagAGTGATCATTTTTCTGACATTGATGATGCTGAGGTATGTCATCCTTGATAGTAATTTTGGGTGTTAATTGCTTAAATTTTGCTTAAAAGATCTCCATGTTGTGCCCATTCATCTTCTGTGCGAAGAATATTTATATTATCTACATGCCAAGAACTTTTGTTCCTTCTGAAAGAAAAATGTTTTCCCTAGGTAAATAGATGCCTACATACTGAGAAAGAGAAGGACCTTAAAAAGATTATATGGGAAGCAATGAACAGAGAGTACCTTGAGGTGATAAAAGTAAATTTCATGAATGTTCATATAATATTTCATTTGGATATTAGATTTGATTTCAAAAAGTAAATGTTGAGCAGGAACAAGCAGCAAAGGAAGCTGTTGTTGCAGATGCCAAGGAGGCATATGAAGCTAAGTGCACAAATATTTCAGAAGATTTGTTAGCTGCAAAGGAGCTTGCGAATGCAACTGCTGCAGCTCTAGCAAAATCCAGAAAGGTGCCAATTAATATGATTTGACTTTCTCACTGTTTGTGAACCTTTTTAATTGATGCAAAACTAGGATTTGTTAATTTCACAGTATATAATACATGCTTGTGACATTTGTTCCACTTTGTTACTTTGTGCATATCGTGCGATTATCTATCTAAATTTAGAATATTGGTTTGGGGTTTTGGGGATGTTCATTCTTAACTCCAACCTTTACTAAAAGATTTAAATGACAATCCTTCCACAGTTCGATTTCTTGCCCTGACTATGTCATGGTCTCAGTGCTAAGCCATGCGGATACAGTATAGGTCAGCACCCAATGCAATTTGGTCATATGAACAAGGACCTAAAATGTATTGAGCTGCTTTGTCCTCTCACTGCAAATTTCTTTTCCCTACCCATACTTTTCCACCATGCACTTTTCAATCTACCTAACCTCTATACCTTCTTCGTTCAAAAGCATGTTGTTCATATTCATTTGTATGGTGTGTATTTCGGAAATacttaaacaataaaaaatcCTGAAAATACTTTACCTAATTTACTTTCAGAATATATTTAATGTCGTATTGTTGTTTTTctcaactccgcccatgatgaccagtcatggccggtcccaagcccggataaaggaggagggttgcgttaggttgccagccagcgtcaaactatgacaaaatttcatgaatgaatctattaaactattgtgctaatgctaggttgttccccggaaggaacgcgttgcagggtccgactgtaacgtctcggcaaggaccgctacatctccagaactcgggtgtagtgataaatatgcaagagttcgcgttacagggtccgactgtaacgtctcagcaaggaccgctacatctacatgagaacttgggtgtagtgttaaataggcaagagttctcacaccatacgttagataagaacaaatatgataggaaaactaataatctaagatttgaaacatggaatataggaattctcactggtaaatcaatggaggtagtagatatgatgattaggagaaaaattaatattttatgtgtacaagagacaaaatggacaggtgagaaggcaaagatgatagagaactcgggttttaagttatggtacactggaaaaagtaaaacaagaaatggagtgggtattattgtagatagtttgttaaaggatgaagttgtaggagtagttagaaaaggggatagaattataactcttaagataatagtggcgaaagaaactatgaacataattagcgtatatgcaccacaagtaggattagatgaagctaccaaattaaggttttgggaggacttagatgaaatattacaaaatattccaccaaatgaaatgattttaataggaggtgatctaaatgggcatgtcggagtgaaaaatgaggaatatgagagagtacatgggagttatgggtttggaacgaggaatgaggaagggaaaactatattagattttgcgatagcatatgaccttatattagctaatacattttttaagaaaagagaagaacacttagtcacattcaaaagtgggaataataaatcgcaaattgactttcttatggttaggaagaaggatagaaagatttgtaaagattgcaaagtcatccctggagaaagcttaactacccaacatagggtagtagtgttggatatacgcctcaaacatagtatcaatagaaagaaaatatatacaattcctagaattaagtggtggaagttaaaggatgggaagcaacatatatttaaagagaaggtagaagtacaagcattaggtgaaatatatgatgactctaatacaacatgggataagatggtattaaagttgaaaatagtagctaagagtgtcctcggtgagtcaaaggggcatgcaccactaagtaaagaatcttggtggtggaatgagaaagtacaagagaaaatgaaggaaaaacgaatagcttataaggaattatatatttgtaagaacgaggaaaatttaaaaaaatatacaatagccaagaaagaagctaagaaagtagtgagtgaagcaaaaaatgaaacttttgaacggttatatcaaaaattggatacaaaagaaggggaaaaagatatttatagaatagctaaagcgagagaaagaaaaacaagagatcttagccaaataaaatgtattaaagatgaatgtaatagggtattagtaagcgatggagaaataaaagagcggtggaagaggtattttcatcaactttttaatgaaggtttaggagaccaacttaacttaggtaatttaattaggtcaaatgagcatcgaaattttaatttttatcgtagaattcaaacttcagaagtaaaacaagctttaaatgagatgcacaatggaaaagccgttggaccagatgatattccgatagaggtatgaaagtgcttagggaaaccaggtattgaatgacttacaaaattatttaacatgatattgaaaacgaaaaaaatgcctgatcaatggaggataaatactctagttcccttatattagaataagggagacgtacaaaattgtgcaaactataggggtattaaactaatgagtcatactatgaaactttgggaaaaagtaatagaaaaaagattaaggaaggagaccatagtgacagaaaatcaatttgggtttatgcctggaaggtcgacaatagaagctatacatcttcttagacaattaat
Coding sequences:
- the LOC122045853 gene encoding proline-rich receptor-like protein kinase PERK9 isoform X2, with translation MSTSPPPSSSSSSLTPPSPSSSASASPPPPDLLSPPPISNPPPPSPPPPVPSSPPPTPTSTPSSSPPPVSPPLPDSPPPSPPSAPPPVANPPSATPPPTLLSPPPTSVAFPPPPVTPSPPPPVSISIPPPTPTSHSPPPPIPASPPPPIPPPPPVADSLPPPSVPSTRQTPTPPPPPTNIAPPSPVVRPPKASPSPPHVPRPPSSPSLPSASPPAPTTPSTPSLDRVSPSLPPPVIPPGNSMNPTGPISSTALVPPSDARNSNSQGGSGAGTSKTNTIVPVAVVVVLFVLCSLVLAVWFVRRRRKSGDGYVAGFLMHSPYTSSAMSESPQLRSPTAPLMYHHKSGSFASEAGIGNTPISFSYNELYNMTNGFSPQNILGEGGFGCVYKGQLPDGKEIAAKQLKVGSGQGEREFKAEVEIISRVHHRHLVSLVGYCISDNQRLLVYDFVPNGTLDSHLHGNETAVLDWPTRVKIAAGAARGIAYLHEDCHPRIIHRDIKSSNILLDNNFEAQVSDFGLARLAMDAKTHVTTRVIGTFGYMAPEYASSGKLTERSDVYSFGVVLLELITGRKPVDDTQPMGEESLVEWARPRLTEALETRDFGEIADTKLRNNYNETEMFRLIEAAAACIRHSATMRPSMGKVVRLLDALTDLDLNNGVKPGQSGIFNALESGDIRLFQRMAFGTQVSSPDYSQSSLSNQSEL
- the LOC122045853 gene encoding proline-rich receptor-like protein kinase PERK9 isoform X1, which encodes MSTSPPPSSSSSSLTPPSPSSSASASPPPPDLLSPPPISNPPPPSPPPPVPSSPPPTPTSTPSSSPPPVSPPLPDSPPPSPPSAPPPVANPPSATPPPTLLSPPPTSVAFPPPPVTPSPPPPVSISIPPPTPTSHSPPPPIPASPPPPIPPPPPVADSLPPPSVPSTRQTPTPPPPPTNIAPPSPVVRPPKASPSPPHVPRPPSSPSLPSASPPAPTTPSTPSLDRVSPSLPPPVIPPGNSMNPTGPISSTALVPPSDARNSNSQGGSGAGTSKTNTIVPVAVVVVLFVLCSLVLAVWFVRRRRKSGDGYVAGFLMHSPYTSSAMSESPQLRSPTAPLMYHHKSGSFASEAGIGNTPISFSYNELYNMTNGFSPQNILGEGGFGCVYKGQLPDGKEIAAKQLKVGSGQGEREFKAEVEIISRVHHRHLVSLVGYCISDNQRLLVYDFVPNGTLDSHLHGNETAVLDWPTRVKIAAGAARGIAYLHEDWFLIGHPRIIHRDIKSSNILLDNNFEAQVSDFGLARLAMDAKTHVTTRVIGTFGYMAPEYASSGKLTERSDVYSFGVVLLELITGRKPVDDTQPMGEESLVEWARPRLTEALETRDFGEIADTKLRNNYNETEMFRLIEAAAACIRHSATMRPSMGKVVRLLDALTDLDLNNGVKPGQSGIFNALESGDIRLFQRMAFGTQVSSPDYSQSSLSNQSEL